A genomic segment from Deltaproteobacteria bacterium encodes:
- a CDS encoding enoyl-CoA hydratase/isomerase family protein, which yields MTKDGHVAVITWRYGEQNQFTTPFLRANLETLAELECDASVCGVVVASSVEKYFSTGLHLAWMMEQGAKDPENVREFLELLHQILATWTGFGKPLIAAIGGHSVGAGCILPACADYRLMTMERGFVRLPEVQINIPFWPGMSAILKDILPPASVRDMFLTGDKFTAAEAQALGYIDELCTAETLVPRAVAMAAKLGAADPRTYRAIKHGMREGVLRVMRDEDPKAVGEFVKGLRAAH from the coding sequence CGGCGAGCAGAATCAGTTCACCACGCCGTTCCTGCGCGCGAATCTGGAGACGCTCGCCGAGCTCGAGTGCGACGCGTCGGTCTGCGGCGTGGTCGTGGCGTCTTCGGTCGAGAAGTATTTTTCGACGGGCCTGCATCTCGCGTGGATGATGGAGCAGGGCGCGAAAGACCCCGAGAACGTGCGCGAATTTCTGGAGCTGCTGCACCAGATCCTTGCCACGTGGACCGGCTTCGGCAAACCGCTCATCGCGGCGATCGGCGGCCACAGTGTGGGCGCGGGGTGCATCCTGCCCGCGTGCGCGGACTATCGACTCATGACGATGGAGCGCGGGTTCGTGCGTCTGCCGGAGGTGCAGATCAACATCCCCTTCTGGCCGGGGATGAGCGCGATCCTCAAGGACATTCTGCCGCCTGCCTCGGTCCGCGACATGTTCCTCACGGGCGACAAGTTCACCGCGGCCGAGGCGCAGGCGCTGGGCTACATCGACGAGCTGTGCACCGCCGAAACGCTCGTGCCGCGCGCGGTGGCGATGGCGGCCAAGCTCGGTGCGGCCGACCCGCGCACCTACCGCGCCATCAAGCACGGCATGCGCGAGGGCGTGCTGCGCGTCATGCGCGACGAGGACCCGAAGGCGGTGGGAGAGTTCGTGAAGGGGCTTCGCGCGGCGCATTGA
- a CDS encoding fatty acid desaturase has translation MTTAITDILTHDEIRDLTRTSDLRCAWSVAVTWGVIAGAMALAAWRPNAVTAAVGVVPINQTGRTKLDVLKVGACNLAPVIATNLALAAILVALGHGWLYGLWVGAWMTTFSLIIRIRSMAEHACTEKTDDQYRNTRTTAANIVARLTVAPHHVNYHLEHHALMTAPHYRLRAMHRLLRERGVYEASPFSPGYWRIIRLVSAKAG, from the coding sequence GTGACCACCGCCATCACCGACATTCTGACCCATGACGAGATTCGCGATCTGACGCGCACGTCCGATCTGCGCTGCGCGTGGTCCGTCGCCGTGACGTGGGGTGTGATCGCCGGCGCGATGGCGCTCGCCGCGTGGCGACCGAACGCCGTCACCGCCGCCGTCGGCGTCGTGCCGATCAATCAGACGGGACGCACGAAACTTGACGTGCTGAAGGTCGGCGCGTGCAATCTCGCTCCGGTGATCGCAACCAATCTCGCGCTCGCCGCGATCCTCGTCGCGCTTGGACACGGGTGGCTTTACGGGCTGTGGGTCGGCGCGTGGATGACGACGTTCAGCCTGATCATCCGCATTCGTTCGATGGCGGAGCACGCGTGCACCGAAAAGACCGACGATCAGTATCGCAACACGCGCACCACGGCGGCGAACATCGTCGCGCGCCTGACCGTCGCGCCGCACCACGTGAATTATCACCTGGAGCACCACGCGCTGATGACCGCGCCGCACTATCGCCTGCGCGCGATGCACCGATTACTGCGTGAGCGTGGCGTTTACGAAGCGAGTCCGTTTTCGCCTGGGTATTGGCGGATCATCCGGCTCGTATCCGCGAAGGCGGGGTAG